Proteins encoded in a region of the Brachyhypopomus gauderio isolate BG-103 unplaced genomic scaffold, BGAUD_0.2 sc74, whole genome shotgun sequence genome:
- the rnf122 gene encoding RING finger protein 122 isoform X2 produces the protein MHPFQWCNGCFCGLGLIYSNKTCTMPPVTFQDLPLNIYMVIFGTGIFVFVLSLIFCCYFISKLRHQSQNERFGYKEVVLKGDTKKLNLHGTCAVCLEDFKVKDELGVLPCQHAFHRRCVVKWLEVRCVCPMCNKALVGVSDQNQSIGTLLDELV, from the exons ATGCACCCATTTCAGTGGTGTAACG GGTGCTTCTGCGGTTTGGGACTGATATACTCCAATAAGACCTGCACAATGCCACCCGTCACCTTTCAGGATCTGCCGCTCAATATCTACATGGTCATCTTCGGCACTGGAATCTTCGTCTTTGTGCTCAGCCTCATATTCTGTTGTTACTTCATAAG TAAGTTGAGGCATCAGTCACAAAATGAGCGCTTTGGATATAAAGAG GTCGTCTTGAAAGGAGACACAAAAAAGTTGAATCTTCATGGG ACGTGTGCTGTGTGCCTGGAGGACTTCAAGGTGAAGGATGAACTAGGCGTGTTGCCATGTCAACATGCCTTCCATAGGAG GTGTGTGGTGAAGTGGCTGGAAGTGCGATGTGTGTGTCCCATGTGTAACAAAGCCCTGGTGGGAGTGTCCGACCAGAACCAGAGCATCGGCACCCTGCTGGACGAGCTGGTGTAG
- the rnf122 gene encoding RING finger protein 122 isoform X4, which produces METLRDRTVPLLIEPYRAKQALVEMRHESRQQRLATANGNAERKLSRMLSKHKLRHQSQNERFGYKEVVLKGDTKKLNLHGTCAVCLEDFKVKDELGVLPCQHAFHRRCVVKWLEVRCVCPMCNKALVGVSDQNQSIGTLLDELV; this is translated from the exons atggaaacactacgcgaccgtaccgttccgttgctaatcgaaccgtaccgcgccaagcaggccctagtggaaatgcgccatgagagtcggcagcagcgtctagctacagccaatgggaacgcggagagaaaactttcaagaatgctttcaaaaca TAAGTTGAGGCATCAGTCACAAAATGAGCGCTTTGGATATAAAGAG GTCGTCTTGAAAGGAGACACAAAAAAGTTGAATCTTCATGGG ACGTGTGCTGTGTGCCTGGAGGACTTCAAGGTGAAGGATGAACTAGGCGTGTTGCCATGTCAACATGCCTTCCATAGGAG GTGTGTGGTGAAGTGGCTGGAAGTGCGATGTGTGTGTCCCATGTGTAACAAAGCCCTGGTGGGAGTGTCCGACCAGAACCAGAGCATCGGCACCCTGCTGGACGAGCTGGTGTAG
- the rnf122 gene encoding RING finger protein 122 isoform X1: protein MHPFQWCNGCFCGLGLIYSNKTCTMPPVTFQDLPLNIYMVIFGTGIFVFVLSLIFCCYFISKLRHQSQNERFGYKEVVLKGDTKKLNLHGQTCAVCLEDFKVKDELGVLPCQHAFHRRCVVKWLEVRCVCPMCNKALVGVSDQNQSIGTLLDELV from the exons ATGCACCCATTTCAGTGGTGTAACG GGTGCTTCTGCGGTTTGGGACTGATATACTCCAATAAGACCTGCACAATGCCACCCGTCACCTTTCAGGATCTGCCGCTCAATATCTACATGGTCATCTTCGGCACTGGAATCTTCGTCTTTGTGCTCAGCCTCATATTCTGTTGTTACTTCATAAG TAAGTTGAGGCATCAGTCACAAAATGAGCGCTTTGGATATAAAGAG GTCGTCTTGAAAGGAGACACAAAAAAGTTGAATCTTCATGGG CAGACGTGTGCTGTGTGCCTGGAGGACTTCAAGGTGAAGGATGAACTAGGCGTGTTGCCATGTCAACATGCCTTCCATAGGAG GTGTGTGGTGAAGTGGCTGGAAGTGCGATGTGTGTGTCCCATGTGTAACAAAGCCCTGGTGGGAGTGTCCGACCAGAACCAGAGCATCGGCACCCTGCTGGACGAGCTGGTGTAG
- the rnf122 gene encoding RING finger protein 122 isoform X3: METLRDRTVPLLIEPYRAKQALVEMRHESRQQRLATANGNAERKLSRMLSKHKLRHQSQNERFGYKEVVLKGDTKKLNLHGQTCAVCLEDFKVKDELGVLPCQHAFHRRCVVKWLEVRCVCPMCNKALVGVSDQNQSIGTLLDELV; encoded by the exons atggaaacactacgcgaccgtaccgttccgttgctaatcgaaccgtaccgcgccaagcaggccctagtggaaatgcgccatgagagtcggcagcagcgtctagctacagccaatgggaacgcggagagaaaactttcaagaatgctttcaaaaca TAAGTTGAGGCATCAGTCACAAAATGAGCGCTTTGGATATAAAGAG GTCGTCTTGAAAGGAGACACAAAAAAGTTGAATCTTCATGGG CAGACGTGTGCTGTGTGCCTGGAGGACTTCAAGGTGAAGGATGAACTAGGCGTGTTGCCATGTCAACATGCCTTCCATAGGAG GTGTGTGGTGAAGTGGCTGGAAGTGCGATGTGTGTGTCCCATGTGTAACAAAGCCCTGGTGGGAGTGTCCGACCAGAACCAGAGCATCGGCACCCTGCTGGACGAGCTGGTGTAG
- the LOC143491393 gene encoding gamma-glutamyl hydrolase: MLLSAIIFFFIRACNARPASSYGNNPTNDRPIIGILTQEVEDPEMKPYGKTYIPSSYVKFIESGGGRVIPIRLNQTREDHENIFKSINGLLLIGGAVDLETSDFAHTAKIYFQLALKANDVGDYFPIWGTCLGFQLLTVLVAGENLLSKTPAENIPLPLNLTSEAASSRMFRDFPAELITALSQEALTGNFHHFGVTDQVFLGNDKLRSFFSVLSINKAENGVVFVSTMEGRKYPFYGVQWHPEVNRFQWDPQYNFPHSQNAVRVSSLLAEVFVNEGRRSSHHFSQAEKETKALIYNYNPLFVGNFTAYEQVYFF, encoded by the exons ATGCTCCTAAGCGCGATAATATTCTTCTTCATTAGAGCGTGCAATGCTCGTCCTGCAAGTTCTTACGGTAATAACCCGACCAACGACCGGCCGATAATTG GTATTTTGACGCAGGAGGTTGAGGACCCTGAAATGAAACCATATGGAAAGACATACATCCCCTCGTCTTACGTGAAGTTTATAGAATCTGGCGGTGGTCGAGTAATCCCGATTAG ACTTAACCAGACCAGAGAAGACCatgaaaacattttcaagtCCATTAATGG ACTTCTCCTGATTGGTGGAGCCGTAGACCTGGAGACATCTGACTTTGCCCACACTGCTAAGATTTACTTCCAACTGGCCCTTAAG GCCAACGATGTGGGCGACTACTTCCCCATATGGGGGACCTGTCTGGGATTCCAGCTCCTCACCGTACTGGTGGCTGGAGAGAACCTGCTGAGTAAAACCCCTGCGGAGAACATCCCCCTGCCTCTAAACCTCACCTCAG AGGCCGCATCCAGCCGCATGTTTCGTGACTTTCCAGCAGAGCTGATCACGGCACTCTCGCAGGAAGCGCTGACAGGTAACTTCCACCATTTTGGAGTGACAGACCAG GTGTTCCTGGGAAATGACAAGCTTAGGAGCTTCTTTTCTGTATTATCAATAAACAAAGCTGAGAATGGAGTCGTCTTTGTGTCGACCATGGAAG GCAGGAAGTACCCCTTCTATGGGGTTCAGTGGCATCCAGAAGTGAACCGTTTCCAGTGGGATCCTCAGTACAATTTCCCACATTCCCAGAATGCTGTGCGTGTGTCATCACTGCTCGCAGAAGTTTTTGTGAATGAAG GAAGGAGAAGTTCCCACCACTTCAGTCAGGCTGAGAAGGAGACCAAAGCACTCATATATAACTATAACCCGCTCTTTGTAGGAAACTTTACTGCATATGAGCAGGTCTATTTCTTCTAA